AGAAAAAGTCCTTATCCTTTTCATTAAGTATAGGCATATCTCCATTATTAATCTTATGTGCATTTATAGTTATAAGACTCTCCATAGATTGCCTGAATATATGTTGAAGTCTTGCAACAGCTATTCCTCCACTTTCTATAATATCAAGAAGTACATTACCTGGACCTACTGAAGGCAATTGATCTACATCTCCCACTAGTATAAGTCTTGTAGTTGAACTCATTGCCTTTAAAAGAGAATTCATAAGCATTACATCTATCATAGATGCCTCATCTACAATAATAACATCAGCTTCTATTGGTTCATTTTCATCCTTAGCAAAAGTATTTCTATCAGAGTCCGAAATAAATTCTACTTGTAGTAATCTATGAATTGTTTTCGCCTCATAACCTGTACTTTCACTCATTCTCTTTGCAGCACGACCAGTTGGTGCACAAAGACATACATTTAAACTTCTATTTTCAAATATTTTTATAATACACTTTATAATAGTTGTTTTTCCAGTTCCCGGTCCTCCAGTAATAACACATACACCATTTTTAACACCTTCTTTAATCGCATCTATTTGTTCAGGTGCAAAGCTAATGTTATTTTCCTTTTCAAAATCTTTAATTTCAATATCCACTTTTTCAGTTTCAACATCTATTCTATTAAGTGTAAGCTCCACTATTTTCTTAGCTGATTTAACCTCAGAAAAAAACATAGGAGAAAGATAAATACATGTTACTTCCTCTACTTCATCAACTACTATATCACGATTGAGATTAAGAGTATTTATCCCCTCTCCTATAAGGGATGCATCTACCTTAAGCTCCGCCGCTGATTTTTTAATACATTCTTCCTTAGGTAAGTAAACATGACCATTACCTACAGCAGTTGATAATACATATTTTATACCTGATGCTATTCTAAATGGTGAATTAACATTCATACCTAAACTCTTTGCTATTTTATCTGCTGTTTTAAAACCTATTCCTTGTATATCCTCACATAAACTATAGGGATTCTCCCTAAGAACTGTAATCGACGCCGCTCCATATTTTTTAAATATCTTAATTCCATAACTTGGAGTAATACCATGACTTTGAAGAAAAATCATAATTTCTTTAAGTTCTCTTTGTTCCTTTAAAGACTCTCCTATTTTCTTAGCCTTTCTAGAGCCTATCCCCTCAACCTCTGTAAGTCTTTCAGGATTCATCTCAATAATATCTAGAGCTTTCTCTCCAAAAGCTTTAATTATCTTCTTTGCTGTAACAGGGCCTATCCCATTTATAAGACCAGATGCTAGATATTTTTCTACTCCCTCAAGAGTTGTTGGAAGAATTTCCTCAAAACTATCAACTTTAATCTGCTTACCAAAACTTTTATGATAGGTCCATTCGCCCTTTATATGTACCCTTTGACCTTCGCTTAAATAATGCAT
The nucleotide sequence above comes from Clostridium cylindrosporum DSM 605. Encoded proteins:
- a CDS encoding ATP-dependent RecD-like DNA helicase — protein: MVEVDGIVTSIVYKNDDNGYTVAKIKCEQDMENYSIVGYMHYLSEGQRVHIKGEWTYHKSFGKQIKVDSFEEILPTTLEGVEKYLASGLINGIGPVTAKKIIKAFGEKALDIIEMNPERLTEVEGIGSRKAKKIGESLKEQRELKEIMIFLQSHGITPSYGIKIFKKYGAASITVLRENPYSLCEDIQGIGFKTADKIAKSLGMNVNSPFRIASGIKYVLSTAVGNGHVYLPKEECIKKSAAELKVDASLIGEGINTLNLNRDIVVDEVEEVTCIYLSPMFFSEVKSAKKIVELTLNRIDVETEKVDIEIKDFEKENNISFAPEQIDAIKEGVKNGVCVITGGPGTGKTTIIKCIIKIFENRSLNVCLCAPTGRAAKRMSESTGYEAKTIHRLLQVEFISDSDRNTFAKDENEPIEADVIIVDEASMIDVMLMNSLLKAMSSTTRLILVGDVDQLPSVGPGNVLLDIIESGGIAVARLQHIFRQSMESLITINAHKINNGDMPILNEKDKDFFFLQNNSADGIIKEIANLVNVRLPKFKKDLDRMKDIQVLSPMKKGEAGIIHLNNALQEILNPKSPSKTEKKVGEYILRVGDKVMQTKNNYQLTWESLTIEGEEGSGIFNGDIGYIERINTEDSKAYIIFDEDKRVEYDFSSLDEIELAYAITIHKSQGSEFPVCIIPVFYGPPMLMTRNLIYTGVTRAKSFLVLIGVKQTLSTMIKNKTITKRYSSLKNRIKNFCEVIK